In Vibrio tritonius, the following are encoded in one genomic region:
- a CDS encoding DUF1338 domain-containing protein produces MRAVQLFDNLWQDYITRLCPSADKVHQLLQENEPLINDHIALRTFRSPQLGLDVLMKPFLAEGYQVGGEYRFAAKKLYARHLQHPDPTLPKVFISELLVDELSIPAQKLIYPLLDSVTKVTNPDFLWQGRPWSLSYTDYQILAAESEYAGWLAAHGYGANHFTVSVNQLSAFDEVKQVNAHLRSHGFAINEAGGEVKGSPDVMLEQSSTLADKVEVSFDDVTAMVPGGFYEFAKRYPMADGTLYQGFVEASADKIFESTHRQ; encoded by the coding sequence ATGAGAGCTGTCCAACTGTTTGATAATCTATGGCAAGACTATATTACCCGTTTGTGTCCATCTGCGGACAAAGTTCACCAATTGCTGCAAGAAAACGAACCTTTAATTAATGATCACATCGCGCTACGCACCTTTCGTAGCCCGCAACTCGGGTTAGATGTACTAATGAAGCCCTTTTTAGCTGAAGGCTACCAAGTCGGTGGCGAATATCGTTTTGCTGCCAAAAAGCTTTATGCGCGTCATTTGCAACACCCAGATCCAACCTTACCTAAGGTATTTATTAGTGAGTTGTTGGTGGATGAACTGAGTATTCCGGCCCAAAAGTTGATTTATCCATTACTTGATAGTGTTACCAAGGTTACTAATCCCGACTTTTTGTGGCAAGGAAGGCCATGGTCATTAAGTTATACCGATTATCAAATCTTGGCAGCAGAGAGTGAATACGCAGGATGGTTAGCTGCACATGGGTATGGAGCGAATCATTTTACCGTAAGTGTCAATCAACTTAGTGCGTTTGACGAGGTTAAGCAGGTGAATGCGCATTTACGCAGTCATGGCTTTGCAATCAATGAGGCTGGAGGGGAAGTAAAAGGGTCTCCAGACGTTATGCTTGAGCAGTCTTCTACGTTGGCGGATAAGGTCGAAGTGAGTTTTGATGATGTTACGGCAATGGTGCCGGGCGGATTCTACGAGTTTGCCAAGCGCTATCCCATGGCTGACGGGACACTCTATCAAGGGTTTGTTGAGGCGTCGGCGGATAAGATTTTTGAAAGTACCCATCGCCAGTAA
- a CDS encoding hydrolase, producing the protein MSAFLPPLGLANPHIQTLLPRLFRRRPLFEPIWQTLETPDNDFLDLAWSDPPEQVGHNNKPIFVLFHGLEGSFYSPYANGLMHAFAQQGWNSVLMHFRGCSGRPNRLARAYHSGETSDARLVLEHIRQTYPNRTVIAAGVSLGGNMLVNYLSDYADDPIVQAATVISAPLDLASCSDRIEVGFSKVYRNYLMNSLKRNALLKISLLNEQLGIKAEQITNLHRLRDFDDLITAPLHGFANAQDYYQRCSGLSKLTHISIPTLLLQAKDDPFMTDKVVPTFPLPEYVHYRLLEHGGHVGFVNGSLLKPQCWLEQTLPKHYQYLLSND; encoded by the coding sequence ATGTCTGCCTTTTTGCCACCTTTGGGACTAGCTAACCCACATATCCAAACCTTACTACCACGACTATTTCGTCGTCGTCCTCTGTTTGAACCCATTTGGCAAACACTAGAGACACCTGATAATGATTTTCTCGATTTAGCCTGGAGTGACCCCCCTGAACAAGTGGGTCACAACAACAAACCCATTTTTGTGCTGTTTCACGGTTTAGAAGGCAGTTTCTATAGCCCTTATGCAAATGGGCTGATGCATGCATTTGCTCAGCAAGGTTGGAACTCGGTACTGATGCATTTTAGAGGTTGTAGTGGCCGACCTAATCGCCTTGCTCGCGCCTATCATTCAGGAGAGACGTCAGATGCGCGCTTAGTACTTGAGCATATTCGTCAGACATACCCCAATCGTACGGTTATTGCGGCTGGAGTTTCTCTCGGTGGTAATATGCTGGTTAACTACTTATCCGACTATGCCGATGACCCGATAGTACAAGCTGCAACTGTTATTTCAGCGCCGTTAGATTTGGCTTCTTGCTCAGACCGTATCGAAGTCGGATTTTCTAAGGTGTATCGTAATTACTTGATGAACTCGTTAAAACGAAATGCGCTACTGAAAATCTCGCTCTTGAACGAGCAATTGGGTATTAAGGCCGAACAGATAACAAACCTGCATCGCTTACGTGATTTTGATGATCTAATTACTGCTCCGCTCCATGGTTTTGCCAATGCACAAGATTACTATCAGCGTTGCTCTGGCTTATCCAAATTAACCCATATTTCGATACCGACACTGCTACTACAAGCCAAAGACGATCCATTTATGACCGATAAAGTGGTCCCTACATTTCCTCTTCCCGAGTATGTGCACTATCGCTTACTTGAACATGGTGGTCACGTGGGGTTCGTAAATGGCTCTTTGCTTAAACCACAATGCTGGCTTGAACAAACCCTGCCAAAGCACTACCAATATTTACTCAGTAACGACTAA
- the kefG gene encoding glutathione-regulated potassium-efflux system ancillary protein KefG: MTTPFPQGSRLPKVLVLYAHPDPEQSIANRILLKKVRELEHVTVVDLYATYPDFFIDVHAEHQRLLAHDVIVFQHPLYMYSCPSLLKEWIDSVLGKDFAFGHSNALKGKFWRSVITTGGRKEAFDASGYNRFPLHELLKPFELTASLCQMHWIEPLVLYWSRNVTDLERYQHAELYRLWLKDPLEPLRSRDGIDDK; this comes from the coding sequence ATGACCACGCCGTTTCCTCAAGGAAGTAGACTTCCGAAAGTGCTTGTGTTGTACGCTCACCCCGATCCAGAACAATCGATCGCTAACCGTATTTTGCTTAAAAAAGTACGCGAGTTAGAGCATGTTACCGTGGTGGATCTTTACGCTACGTATCCAGACTTTTTTATTGATGTTCATGCCGAGCACCAACGCTTGCTTGCCCATGATGTGATCGTTTTTCAGCATCCACTGTATATGTATTCTTGCCCTTCACTGTTAAAAGAGTGGATCGATTCTGTGTTAGGTAAGGACTTTGCATTTGGTCATTCGAATGCACTTAAAGGGAAGTTTTGGCGCAGCGTTATTACCACCGGTGGGAGAAAAGAAGCATTTGATGCCTCTGGGTATAATCGCTTTCCTCTCCATGAGCTCTTAAAGCCTTTCGAACTGACGGCTTCATTATGTCAAATGCATTGGATTGAACCTTTGGTTCTGTATTGGTCGCGTAATGTGACGGACTTGGAGCGTTATCAACACGCAGAGTTATACCGTTTATGGTTAAAGGATCCTCTGGAACCATTAAGGAGTCGCGATGGTATCGACGACAAGTGA
- a CDS encoding YheU family protein, with protein sequence MNIPWQQIAPETLDNLIREFVLREGTDYGTHEISLDTKVEQVKKQLQAGEAVIVYSELHETVDIQLRHA encoded by the coding sequence ATGAACATCCCTTGGCAACAAATTGCCCCAGAAACGTTAGATAACTTGATTCGTGAATTCGTTCTTCGCGAAGGGACCGACTACGGTACACACGAAATCTCGTTGGACACAAAAGTCGAACAAGTTAAAAAACAGCTGCAAGCAGGCGAAGCAGTGATTGTCTACTCAGAACTACATGAAACGGTAGACATACAATTACGCCATGCATAA
- the crp gene encoding cAMP-activated global transcriptional regulator CRP produces MVLGKPQTDPTLEWFLSHCHIHKYPSKSTLIHAGEKAETLYYIVKGSVAVLIKDEEGKEMILSYLNQGDFIGELGLFEEGQERSAWVRAKSPCEVAEISFKKFRQLIQVNPDILMRLSGQMARRLQVTSQKVGDLAFLDVTGRIAQTLLNLAKQPDAMTHPDGMQIKITRQEIGQIVGCSRETVGRILKMLEEQNLISAHGKTIVVYGTR; encoded by the coding sequence ATGGTTCTAGGTAAACCTCAAACAGACCCAACATTAGAGTGGTTTCTTTCACACTGTCATATTCACAAATACCCATCAAAAAGCACTTTGATTCATGCGGGTGAGAAGGCAGAAACGCTGTATTACATCGTAAAAGGTTCTGTTGCGGTATTGATTAAAGATGAAGAAGGCAAGGAGATGATCCTTTCCTATCTAAATCAGGGTGATTTTATCGGTGAACTTGGTCTTTTCGAAGAAGGTCAAGAACGTAGCGCCTGGGTTCGAGCAAAATCTCCATGTGAAGTAGCTGAGATTTCATTTAAGAAATTCCGTCAGCTAATTCAAGTTAACCCAGACATTCTAATGCGTCTTTCTGGTCAAATGGCACGTCGCCTACAAGTGACTAGCCAAAAAGTGGGCGATTTAGCCTTCCTTGACGTAACTGGTCGTATTGCTCAGACTCTTTTGAATCTAGCAAAACAACCTGATGCAATGACTCACCCAGACGGTATGCAAATTAAAATTACCCGTCAGGAGATTGGTCAAATCGTTGGTTGTTCACGCGAAACGGTTGGTCGTATTCTTAAGATGCTTGAAGAACAAAACCTTATTTCTGCACACGGCAAAACTATCGTCGTGTACGGCACCCGTTAA
- a CDS encoding phosphoribulokinase codes for MSAKHPIIAVTGSSGAGTTTTSEAFRKMFNMMSVRPAWVEGDSFHRFTRPEMDVEIRKAREQGRHISYFGPQANDFPTLEEFFRQYGKDGTGQIRRYLHTFDEAVPYNQMPGTFTPWQDLPENTDVLFYEGLHGGVVDGDVNVSQHVDFLIGMVPIVNLEWIQKYVRDTRDRGHSREAVMDSIVRSMDDYLNYITPQFSRTHINFQRVPTVDTSNPLNAKGIPSLDESFVVIRLRGIKNVDFPYLLAMIDGSFMSRHNTIVVPGGKMGFAMELIVRPILQQLIESGKIG; via the coding sequence ATGTCAGCGAAACATCCTATTATTGCCGTTACAGGTTCTTCTGGTGCTGGAACAACGACGACATCTGAAGCGTTCCGCAAAATGTTTAACATGATGTCAGTAAGGCCAGCTTGGGTTGAAGGTGACAGTTTTCACCGATTTACCCGTCCAGAAATGGACGTAGAAATTCGCAAAGCGCGCGAACAAGGTCGTCATATCAGTTATTTTGGCCCACAAGCCAATGACTTTCCCACGTTAGAAGAGTTCTTTCGTCAATACGGGAAAGATGGCACAGGCCAAATTCGCCGCTATCTGCATACATTTGACGAGGCTGTACCATACAACCAAATGCCTGGGACATTTACCCCTTGGCAAGATTTGCCAGAAAATACCGATGTATTATTTTACGAAGGTTTACATGGTGGCGTGGTTGATGGCGATGTTAACGTATCACAACATGTCGATTTTTTAATTGGCATGGTACCAATCGTAAACTTAGAGTGGATTCAAAAATACGTTCGAGACACCCGTGACAGAGGGCATTCTCGTGAAGCGGTAATGGATTCTATCGTTCGCTCGATGGACGACTACCTTAATTACATTACCCCGCAGTTTTCTCGAACTCACATTAACTTCCAACGTGTTCCCACGGTGGATACGTCAAACCCATTAAATGCGAAAGGGATTCCAAGTTTAGACGAAAGTTTTGTCGTAATACGCCTTCGTGGCATAAAAAACGTCGATTTCCCTTATCTACTCGCTATGATAGATGGATCATTCATGTCGCGGCATAATACCATTGTGGTTCCTGGTGGAAAAATGGGGTTTGCGATGGAATTGATTGTCCGCCCAATCCTGCAACAACTGATAGAAAGCGGTAAAATTGGCTAA
- the kefB gene encoding glutathione-regulated potassium-efflux system protein KefB has protein sequence MVSTTSDLLQSGAVFLAAAVVAVPLAQRAGLGSVIGYLLAGVVIGPWGLGLINDVDATLHFAEFGVVLLLFLIGLELNPKKLWQMRIPILGLGGAQVVVTSALLASVISLFGVDWRTSLVIGVGLAMSSTAIALRLLEEHDLSHSETGQTAFSVLLFQDIAVIPVLALMPLLVGNSAMTWLDGVWMLAGIVGLMVGGHYLLNPIFRYIILSGVREIFSIAALLLVIGIALMMQHLGLSMALGAFIAGVLLAESEFRHELEIAVEPFKGLLLGLFFIAVGMSVDLGLLIIEPWLIVGSVVALVMSKGLILYLLARLAGTGAKARSNMAAILSQGGEFAFVIYTAARSNELLTSDQVSMMLVIVSLSMLTTPLLLAAQRRWFARELNDYKLDKEESLASDVEDREPRVIIAGFGRFGQIVGRLMFANKIDVTVLESDASQIRLLRKFGYQVFYGDAANLELLRAAGAEKAEAIVICTDAPDEVMKIVELCKHHFPQLKILARARSRVEAYQLINHEVAGYSRETFLGALELGRETLQALGMHPYKAKRAEAHFRRLDTAMLTQLLPYHMEDKKLSLRAKEARQELEEIFGQEMENERRSREHWDRE, from the coding sequence ATGGTATCGACGACAAGTGATTTATTACAAAGTGGCGCCGTATTTCTTGCAGCTGCTGTAGTAGCTGTTCCTTTGGCGCAAAGGGCCGGTTTAGGATCGGTCATTGGTTATTTGCTAGCGGGAGTCGTGATCGGCCCTTGGGGATTGGGGCTGATTAATGATGTCGATGCTACTTTGCATTTTGCCGAGTTTGGCGTGGTGTTATTACTGTTTTTGATTGGTTTAGAGCTTAACCCTAAAAAACTGTGGCAAATGCGTATTCCTATTCTCGGTTTAGGTGGTGCTCAGGTTGTCGTGACATCCGCGCTATTAGCCAGCGTGATTTCTTTGTTTGGCGTAGATTGGCGAACGAGTTTGGTGATTGGAGTTGGGCTTGCCATGTCTTCAACCGCGATAGCTTTACGTTTATTAGAAGAGCACGACTTGTCTCATAGCGAAACTGGCCAAACCGCATTTTCAGTTTTACTGTTCCAAGATATTGCAGTGATTCCAGTGCTTGCTTTGATGCCCCTTTTAGTTGGCAATTCCGCGATGACTTGGTTGGACGGTGTTTGGATGCTCGCTGGTATTGTGGGACTGATGGTGGGGGGGCACTATTTGCTCAATCCTATCTTTCGCTACATTATCCTTAGCGGTGTACGTGAGATTTTTTCTATCGCCGCTCTGTTATTGGTGATCGGTATTGCTCTGATGATGCAGCATCTCGGTTTATCCATGGCACTTGGCGCATTTATCGCTGGGGTTCTATTAGCAGAAAGCGAATTTCGCCATGAGCTCGAAATTGCGGTGGAACCATTTAAAGGTTTGCTGTTAGGCCTATTTTTTATTGCGGTAGGAATGTCGGTTGATTTGGGCTTGCTGATCATTGAGCCTTGGTTGATTGTTGGTTCGGTGGTCGCTCTGGTCATGAGTAAGGGCCTTATTTTATATCTGCTAGCTCGTTTGGCTGGTACTGGTGCCAAAGCCCGCAGCAATATGGCAGCGATTTTAAGTCAAGGTGGGGAGTTTGCCTTTGTTATTTATACTGCGGCACGATCTAACGAATTACTAACGTCTGACCAAGTCTCGATGATGTTGGTTATTGTCAGTTTATCTATGTTAACAACCCCCTTGTTACTGGCCGCTCAGCGGCGTTGGTTTGCTCGTGAATTAAATGATTACAAACTCGATAAAGAAGAGTCGCTTGCCTCTGATGTTGAAGACAGGGAACCACGTGTCATTATCGCCGGGTTTGGCCGATTCGGTCAGATTGTTGGTCGTTTGATGTTTGCAAATAAAATCGATGTTACTGTGCTTGAAAGTGATGCTAGCCAAATACGGTTACTGCGTAAATTTGGTTATCAGGTTTTTTATGGCGATGCGGCTAATTTGGAGTTACTACGCGCAGCAGGGGCAGAAAAAGCAGAGGCAATTGTTATTTGTACCGATGCTCCTGACGAAGTAATGAAAATTGTTGAGCTGTGTAAGCACCATTTCCCGCAATTGAAAATATTGGCGCGTGCCCGTAGCCGAGTTGAGGCATATCAATTGATCAATCATGAAGTCGCTGGCTATTCTCGCGAGACTTTTTTGGGTGCTTTGGAGCTTGGTCGTGAGACATTACAAGCATTGGGAATGCATCCTTACAAAGCAAAACGAGCCGAAGCACATTTTCGTCGATTAGATACTGCTATGCTAACTCAGCTCTTGCCATATCACATGGAAGATAAAAAACTTTCATTGCGAGCTAAAGAGGCACGCCAAGAGTTAGAAGAGATATTTGGTCAAGAAATGGAAAATGAACGCCGCTCTCGCGAGCATTGGGATCGGGAGTAA
- a CDS encoding TIGR02444 family protein — MTQEHAHTSLTLERLWQFSLQYYSVREVKEACLSLQNQFHGNVNLLLLLKWLDEEKLSFQTEQWPIVSDCLGRSEALLHQYRELRRKLKGHVTDTLYREALQFELHLEKQQQSDLVDCITTQLTLTSTQQPELCQRYCRQLGADKLTAVFAKPAQPQQKKP, encoded by the coding sequence ATGACCCAAGAGCATGCACACACTTCACTCACATTGGAAAGATTGTGGCAATTCAGTCTGCAATATTACAGTGTGCGAGAAGTAAAAGAGGCATGCTTAAGTCTGCAAAATCAGTTCCACGGTAATGTGAATCTGCTCTTACTGCTTAAATGGTTAGATGAAGAGAAACTGAGTTTTCAGACCGAGCAATGGCCAATCGTCTCCGATTGTCTTGGTCGGTCTGAAGCGCTATTACATCAATACCGAGAATTACGTCGCAAGCTCAAAGGTCATGTCACCGATACCTTATATCGTGAAGCCTTGCAATTTGAGCTGCATCTGGAAAAGCAGCAACAATCCGACTTGGTAGACTGCATTACCACTCAGTTGACGCTCACATCAACTCAGCAACCCGAACTTTGCCAACGATATTGTCGCCAATTAGGCGCCGACAAACTCACGGCTGTTTTTGCTAAACCCGCGCAACCGCAACAGAAAAAACCTTAG
- the slyD gene encoding peptidylprolyl isomerase — MKIEKNVVVALAYQVKLEDGVVVDQSTTEAPLEYLHGNDNLIIGLERELEGKAAGDKFTATISPEDAYGEHSDDLVQRVPAEVFQGVDTLEVGMRFLADTDQGPIPVEITEVDGDEVVVDGNHMLAGHTLTFDVEVVAVRAASEEELAHGHVHSAHGHHHDHDHEGCCGGHGHDHDHGDEGCCGGKGGCGCSH, encoded by the coding sequence ATGAAAATTGAAAAGAACGTGGTAGTCGCTCTGGCTTACCAAGTAAAACTTGAAGATGGCGTGGTTGTTGATCAATCAACAACTGAAGCCCCTCTTGAGTACCTACACGGTAATGACAACCTAATCATTGGGTTAGAGCGTGAATTGGAAGGTAAAGCAGCGGGTGATAAATTTACTGCGACTATCTCTCCAGAAGACGCTTACGGTGAGCACAGCGATGACCTTGTTCAACGTGTTCCTGCTGAAGTATTCCAAGGTGTAGACACTCTTGAAGTTGGTATGCGTTTCCTAGCGGATACTGACCAAGGTCCTATCCCTGTTGAAATTACAGAAGTTGATGGTGACGAAGTGGTGGTTGACGGTAACCACATGCTGGCTGGTCACACACTAACATTTGATGTTGAAGTTGTAGCAGTACGCGCAGCATCAGAAGAAGAATTGGCACATGGCCATGTTCATAGCGCTCACGGTCATCATCATGACCATGATCACGAAGGTTGTTGTGGTGGCCACGGTCACGACCATGATCATGGCGACGAAGGTTGCTGTGGCGGTAAAGGCGGTTGTGGCTGTTCACACTAA
- a CDS encoding YheV family putative zinc ribbon protein, giving the protein MKQKKRFIAGANCPSCHTQDTLRWWIENNIELVECVECGYSEQRKPKSMEQTSRASEQMIGIFKPE; this is encoded by the coding sequence TTGAAACAAAAAAAACGCTTTATTGCTGGGGCTAATTGTCCTTCTTGCCACACTCAGGATACACTTCGCTGGTGGATCGAAAATAATATCGAGCTGGTTGAATGTGTCGAGTGCGGCTATTCTGAACAGCGTAAACCTAAATCGATGGAACAAACAAGTCGAGCCAGTGAACAGATGATCGGAATTTTTAAGCCAGAGTAA
- a CDS encoding ABC transporter ATP-binding protein: protein MIIFSDIQLLRGGKPLLDGASATIHPGDKVGLVGKNGCGKSTLFALLKDELSIDAGSMNFPSNWELAWVAQETPALERTALDYVIDGDREYRELERQLLQAEADDNGTLVAELHGKIETVGGYSIQARAAELLNGLGFSQEQMQWNLTQFSGGWRMRLNLAQALLCRSDLLLLDEPTNHLDLDAVMWLERWLQTYSGTLVIISHDRDFLDPIVGRIIHIENEKMNEYTGNYSSFEGQRAQKMMQQQASFEKQQKQMAHMQSYIDRFRYKASKARQAQSRIKALEKLEKVLPAQFDNPFNFEFRVPDALPNPILMMDQVSAGYGDHLILDKIRLNLVPGSRIGLLGRNGAGKSTLIKLLSGDLKPQGGDLTYSQGVKIGYFAQHQLETLHPEETPLQHMMQIAPDQTEQQLRDYLGSFGFQGDKALDPVGPFSGGEKARLVLALLVWQKPNLLLLDEPTNHLDLDMRQALTLALQSYEGAMVIVSHDRYLLRATTDDLYLVHDHQVAPFDGDLLDYYKWLTDHQRALRKEVATQSNPNKDNTNSAAAKKEQKRREAEFRKLTAPIRKKLTQLETKLDKLNAVISDVENQLAESSLYEAQNKAKLTELLALQATSKSQLEEVEMDWMAEQETLEAMEQEFNS from the coding sequence ATGATTATCTTCTCTGACATTCAGTTACTCCGTGGCGGTAAACCTCTACTTGATGGGGCATCAGCAACGATTCATCCAGGCGATAAAGTAGGTCTGGTCGGTAAAAACGGTTGTGGTAAATCAACCCTGTTCGCTTTGCTAAAAGATGAACTTTCTATCGATGCTGGTTCAATGAACTTCCCATCTAACTGGGAACTTGCTTGGGTAGCACAAGAAACTCCAGCACTAGAACGCACCGCACTGGATTATGTGATTGATGGCGATCGAGAGTATCGTGAACTAGAACGTCAACTCCTGCAGGCTGAAGCTGACGACAACGGCACACTCGTGGCAGAACTACACGGAAAAATCGAGACAGTTGGTGGTTACAGTATTCAAGCGCGCGCTGCAGAACTACTTAATGGCCTTGGGTTTAGCCAAGAACAGATGCAATGGAATCTCACCCAATTTTCTGGTGGTTGGCGAATGCGTCTCAACTTGGCACAAGCGCTACTGTGTCGCTCAGATTTACTGCTTCTCGATGAACCGACCAACCACTTAGACCTCGATGCGGTGATGTGGCTGGAGCGATGGTTACAAACTTATTCAGGTACTTTGGTCATTATTTCCCACGACCGTGACTTTCTTGATCCTATCGTCGGGCGCATTATCCATATCGAAAACGAAAAGATGAATGAGTACACCGGTAACTATTCCTCTTTTGAGGGACAGCGCGCACAAAAAATGATGCAACAACAAGCCTCATTTGAAAAACAACAAAAACAGATGGCGCACATGCAAAGCTACATCGATCGCTTCCGGTACAAAGCCTCAAAAGCGCGCCAAGCACAGAGCCGGATTAAGGCATTAGAAAAACTAGAGAAAGTATTACCGGCTCAGTTTGATAACCCATTTAACTTTGAATTTCGAGTCCCCGATGCCTTACCTAATCCAATTCTGATGATGGATCAAGTCAGTGCCGGTTATGGTGATCATCTCATTCTCGATAAAATTCGCCTTAACCTAGTTCCTGGCAGCCGAATCGGTTTGCTCGGGCGTAACGGCGCGGGTAAATCAACGCTAATCAAACTTCTTTCTGGTGATTTAAAACCGCAAGGTGGTGACCTAACCTATTCACAAGGTGTGAAAATCGGCTACTTTGCCCAGCATCAGTTGGAAACCCTTCATCCGGAAGAGACGCCACTACAGCACATGATGCAAATCGCGCCAGACCAAACAGAGCAACAACTGCGTGATTACCTAGGTAGTTTTGGTTTCCAAGGTGATAAAGCACTCGACCCTGTAGGGCCTTTCTCGGGCGGTGAAAAAGCGCGTCTCGTGTTGGCTTTATTGGTATGGCAAAAACCAAACCTATTGCTGCTTGATGAACCAACCAACCACCTTGATCTCGACATGCGTCAAGCGCTGACTTTAGCACTACAAAGTTACGAAGGCGCGATGGTGATCGTCAGCCATGATCGTTACTTACTGCGCGCGACCACCGATGATCTTTACCTAGTCCATGATCACCAAGTGGCGCCATTTGATGGTGATTTATTAGATTACTACAAGTGGTTAACCGATCATCAAAGAGCCCTACGTAAAGAAGTCGCCACACAAAGTAATCCTAATAAAGACAACACAAACAGTGCTGCTGCGAAGAAAGAACAAAAGCGTCGTGAAGCCGAATTTCGTAAGTTAACCGCTCCAATTCGCAAAAAACTGACCCAACTAGAAACCAAATTAGATAAGCTTAATGCAGTGATCTCTGATGTGGAAAATCAGTTGGCCGAATCCAGCCTGTATGAAGCGCAAAATAAAGCTAAACTTACTGAATTACTCGCCCTTCAAGCCACCAGCAAATCTCAACTTGAAGAAGTAGAAATGGATTGGATGGCAGAACAGGAAACGCTCGAAGCAATGGAACAGGAATTTAATAGTTAA
- a CDS encoding isoaspartyl peptidase/L-asparaginase family protein, with amino-acid sequence MSQPFSIAIHGGAGTILREKMSEELKVAILSDLEKSVKAGHQILAQGGTALDAVVAAVKVMEDSPLFNAGKGSVLTNKEMVEMDASVMDGRDSNAGAIAGVRHIRNPIELARDVMLHSDHVFLMGEGAEEFGFSRGFDFTEQDYFFTERRYEQLQAMKEKNGFALSEAKYPDDRKHGTVGAVALDQQGNLAAATSTGGVTNKKFGRIGDSPIIGAGTIAENGNVAVSCTGMGEYFIRKTVAADVAARMKYLKEDVHTACETIIQGDLKTIGGEGGLIALDGRGEIHFAMNSSGMYRAAIDCDGKLSVKIYADE; translated from the coding sequence ATGTCGCAACCATTCTCCATCGCCATCCATGGTGGCGCGGGAACTATCCTGCGTGAAAAAATGAGCGAAGAGCTCAAAGTCGCCATCCTTAGTGATTTAGAGAAATCCGTCAAAGCAGGTCATCAAATTTTGGCTCAAGGTGGGACAGCGCTAGATGCTGTTGTTGCTGCGGTGAAAGTGATGGAAGATTCTCCTCTGTTTAATGCGGGTAAAGGGTCGGTTCTAACCAATAAAGAAATGGTTGAGATGGATGCTTCGGTGATGGATGGTCGTGATAGCAACGCTGGTGCGATTGCTGGCGTGCGTCATATTCGTAATCCGATAGAGCTGGCAAGAGATGTCATGCTACACAGCGATCATGTATTTTTGATGGGAGAAGGCGCTGAAGAGTTTGGATTCTCACGCGGTTTTGATTTCACCGAGCAAGATTACTTTTTCACTGAACGTCGTTATGAGCAATTGCAGGCGATGAAAGAGAAAAATGGCTTTGCTCTCTCTGAAGCAAAATACCCAGATGATCGTAAACATGGCACCGTGGGTGCTGTCGCGTTAGACCAACAAGGTAACTTGGCCGCAGCGACCAGTACTGGCGGTGTAACCAATAAGAAATTTGGCCGTATTGGTGATTCACCGATCATTGGTGCAGGTACGATTGCTGAGAATGGTAATGTGGCGGTTTCTTGCACGGGGATGGGAGAATATTTCATCCGTAAAACCGTGGCTGCAGATGTGGCGGCGCGCATGAAATATCTCAAAGAAGATGTCCATACCGCATGTGAAACGATCATCCAAGGCGATCTAAAAACGATCGGTGGTGAAGGTGGTTTGATCGCGCTTGATGGGCGTGGTGAGATCCATTTCGCGATGAACAGTTCGGGAATGTATCGTGCCGCAATCGATTGCGATGGTAAACTAAGCGTCAAAATCTACGCAGATGAGTAA